The Bacillus vallismortis genome window below encodes:
- a CDS encoding GntR family transcriptional regulator: protein MLKYQQIAEEIERYIEEHQLQQGDKLPVLETLMAKFEVSKSTITKSLDLLEQKGAIFQLRGSGIFVRKHKRKGYISLLSNQGFKKDLEDFNITSKVIELDVRKPTQEAADNLNIGLEEDVYFVKRVRYINGQTLCYEESYYNKSIVTYLNNEIVSHSIFHYIREGLGLKIGFSDLFLHVDQLSEEEAEYLGMKAGLPKLYIESIFHLTNGVPFDFSKISYNYEQSQFVVQANSFLL, encoded by the coding sequence ATGTTAAAGTACCAGCAAATTGCAGAAGAAATTGAAAGATATATAGAAGAACACCAGCTTCAGCAGGGAGACAAACTGCCAGTGCTAGAAACCCTCATGGCAAAGTTTGAAGTCAGCAAAAGCACAATCACAAAATCCTTAGATCTATTAGAACAAAAAGGCGCGATCTTTCAGCTCAGAGGAAGCGGCATCTTCGTCAGAAAACACAAACGAAAAGGCTACATCAGCCTCCTGTCGAATCAAGGATTTAAAAAAGACCTTGAGGATTTCAATATCACCTCAAAAGTCATTGAACTAGACGTGAGAAAGCCGACACAAGAAGCGGCGGACAACCTCAACATCGGACTTGAGGAGGACGTATACTTTGTCAAAAGAGTCCGCTACATCAACGGCCAAACCCTGTGCTACGAAGAATCCTATTACAACAAATCCATCGTCACGTATTTAAACAACGAAATCGTCTCCCACTCGATCTTCCATTACATCCGGGAAGGATTAGGGTTGAAAATTGGTTTTTCGGATTTGTTTCTTCACGTGGATCAGCTTAGTGAGGAAGAAGCGGAATATTTAGGGATGAAGGCTGGACTGCCGAAGCTGTATATAGAAAGTATTTTTCACCTGACGAATGGCGTTCCGTTTGATTTCTCGAAGATTTCTTATAATTATGAGCAGTCGCAGTTTGTGGTGCAGGCTAATAGTTTTTTGTTGTAG
- a CDS encoding ATP-binding cassette domain-containing protein translates to MNIANYTLKVKGKTLLQDTDLHFSSGKINHVVGKNGVGKSQLAKDFLLNNSKRIGRDIRQNVSLISSSSNIPHDVSKDFLLHFLSEKFDSEKINKIAHLLNLDNIDGKVLIKNLSDGQKQKLKLLSFLLEDKNIIVLDEITNSLDKKTVIEIHGFINKYIQENPEKIIINITHDLSDLKAIEGDYFIFNHQEIQQYHSVDQLIEVYINE, encoded by the coding sequence ATGAACATAGCGAATTATACTTTAAAAGTGAAAGGCAAAACGTTACTTCAGGACACTGACTTACATTTTTCGAGTGGGAAAATCAACCATGTAGTTGGAAAAAATGGGGTAGGCAAATCACAGCTTGCTAAAGACTTTTTGTTGAATAATAGCAAACGAATCGGCAGAGACATTCGTCAAAATGTATCTTTAATATCTAGCTCGTCGAATATACCTCATGATGTTTCTAAGGATTTTTTATTACACTTTTTGAGCGAAAAGTTTGATTCCGAAAAGATAAATAAGATTGCACATTTACTTAATCTTGATAATATCGACGGTAAAGTTCTTATTAAGAATTTGAGTGATGGCCAAAAGCAAAAATTAAAACTGCTTAGCTTCTTACTAGAGGATAAAAATATTATTGTTTTAGACGAAATAACGAATTCATTAGACAAAAAAACGGTTATAGAGATTCATGGCTTCATAAACAAGTATATTCAGGAGAACCCAGAGAAAATTATCATTAATATTACACATGATTTGTCTGATTTAAAGGCGATAGAAGGGGATTATTTTATATTTAATCACCAAGAAATCCAACAGTATCATTCAGTGGATCAATTAATTGAAGTGTATATAAATGAGTAA
- the bglA gene encoding 6-phospho-beta-glucosidase BglA — MGHMPKDFLWGGALAAHQFEGGWNQGGKGPSVVDVMTAGAHGVPRKITDTIEENEFYPNHEAIDFYHRYKEDIALFAEMGLKCLRTSIGWSRIFPKGDEAEPNEAGLQFYDDVFDELLKHGIEPVITLSHFEMPLHLAREYGGFRNRKVVDFFVNFAEACFNRYKDKVKYWMTFNEINNQMDVNNPLFLWTNSGVTVGENENAKEVMYQTAHHELVASALAVAKGKDINPDFQIGAMVSHVPIYPFSSNPEDVMLAEEEMRQRYFFPDVQVRGYYPSYALKEFEREGYHITFEDGDDEILRNGTVDYLGFSYYMSTTVKSDVENDNTGDIVNGGLPNGVENPYITSSDWGWAIDPTGLRYTLNRFYDRYQIPLFIVENGFGAVDTVEEGGKIHDPERIQYLKSHIEALEKAVTYDGVDLIGYTPWGIIDIVSFTTGEMKKRYGMIYVDRDNEGNGSMKRYKKDSFEWYKNVIQTNGEEL, encoded by the coding sequence ATGGGACACATGCCGAAGGATTTTTTATGGGGCGGCGCGTTAGCTGCACACCAATTTGAAGGCGGATGGAATCAAGGCGGTAAAGGGCCGAGTGTAGTCGATGTGATGACAGCGGGTGCGCACGGCGTGCCGAGAAAAATCACGGATACGATTGAAGAGAACGAATTTTATCCGAACCATGAAGCCATTGATTTCTATCACAGATACAAGGAAGATATCGCTTTGTTTGCGGAAATGGGCTTAAAATGCTTGCGGACGTCCATTGGCTGGAGCCGGATTTTCCCGAAAGGCGATGAGGCTGAGCCGAACGAAGCGGGCTTGCAGTTCTATGATGATGTGTTTGATGAGTTGCTGAAGCATGGGATCGAGCCGGTCATTACCTTGTCCCATTTTGAAATGCCGCTGCATCTGGCAAGAGAATATGGCGGCTTCAGAAATCGGAAAGTCGTGGACTTCTTCGTCAATTTCGCAGAGGCCTGCTTCAATCGTTACAAAGATAAAGTGAAGTACTGGATGACCTTTAACGAGATCAACAACCAAATGGATGTGAATAACCCGCTGTTCCTATGGACGAATTCAGGTGTTACGGTCGGAGAAAACGAAAATGCCAAGGAAGTCATGTATCAAACGGCGCACCATGAATTAGTGGCGAGCGCATTAGCGGTGGCAAAAGGAAAAGACATCAATCCAGACTTCCAGATCGGTGCCATGGTGTCACACGTGCCGATCTATCCTTTCTCATCCAATCCTGAAGATGTGATGCTGGCTGAGGAAGAAATGAGGCAGCGGTATTTCTTCCCGGATGTGCAGGTTCGCGGGTACTATCCAAGCTACGCGCTGAAGGAATTTGAACGGGAAGGCTATCACATCACTTTCGAAGATGGCGATGATGAGATTTTAAGAAACGGCACCGTCGATTACTTAGGCTTCAGCTACTACATGTCAACAACTGTGAAAAGCGATGTGGAAAATGATAATACAGGCGATATCGTTAACGGCGGATTGCCAAATGGTGTCGAAAACCCATACATCACATCGAGTGACTGGGGTTGGGCGATTGATCCCACCGGGCTGAGATATACGTTAAACCGTTTTTATGATCGGTACCAAATCCCGCTATTCATCGTGGAAAACGGCTTTGGCGCAGTGGATACGGTGGAGGAAGGCGGCAAGATCCATGATCCGGAACGAATCCAATATTTGAAATCACATATTGAAGCATTGGAAAAAGCGGTCACTTACGACGGTGTAGATTTAATCGGCTACACCCCGTGGGGCATTATTGATATCGTCTCCTTTACAACAGGCGAAATGAAAAAACGCTACGGCATGATCTATGTTGATCGTGATAATGAAGGAAACGGATCTATGAAGCGATATAAGAAAGATTCATTTGAGTGGTATAAAAACGTCATTCAAACGAATGGCGAGGAATTGTAA
- a CDS encoding beta-glucoside-specific PTS transporter subunit IIABC gives MSGKVRDYSRLAKDILEAVGGEENVIGASRCATRLRLVLKRSNPKAKDIVKSMPGVITVVENSGQFQIVIGQHVGEVFEEFSKLVNIDLSEEQSENKGTVLNRIIATMSAVFAPFVYILAAAGILQGALIIINLLFDGFEKTGAYQVFSFISWAPFTFLPIFIAITASKHFKANMYIAVACCAALVSPTWAEMAVQIADGKSISFLGIALSETTYTSSVLPPLFLVWILSYLERFLNKRMNEVVRPLFVPFLCMVVMVPLTIILIGPVTTLGANGIANGYNFLAENVPALAGAIIGAFWQVIVIFGVHWGITPMVLANYDLYGRDSFQAYQTIAVIAQVGAVLGVILKARNKETRKVSVSAGVTGLFGITEPAIYGVTLRFKKPFIFGCISGAVGAVVASFFNPYYFAYAGLPGPLTIVNGINEQFPTSIWGLLIGAAIAIILPVVLIQIFGYGEDTAAQPDKENRQTAQENEETVYAPFSGKVIPLSKVPDEVFSSGAMGQGLAIEPSENKLYAPFDGTVVMVAPTKHAIGLRSASGVELLVHIGLDTVTLDGTPFSLKVGEGDTVKKGEVLVEFDKAFIEEKGLTTITPVIITNSHAYQEILIEDIEESTLDQKLFTVVS, from the coding sequence ATGTCGGGGAAAGTGAGAGATTATAGCAGACTAGCAAAAGACATTTTGGAGGCCGTAGGCGGGGAAGAGAATGTCATTGGAGCTTCTCGCTGCGCGACGAGGCTTCGGTTGGTGCTGAAGCGGTCTAACCCTAAAGCGAAGGATATTGTGAAGTCGATGCCCGGTGTCATTACGGTTGTAGAGAACAGCGGCCAATTTCAAATTGTCATTGGACAGCACGTCGGGGAAGTCTTCGAAGAATTTTCAAAGCTGGTCAATATCGATCTGTCTGAGGAACAAAGCGAGAATAAAGGGACCGTTCTGAACCGGATTATTGCGACGATGTCAGCGGTGTTTGCGCCGTTTGTATACATTCTGGCCGCTGCTGGTATTTTGCAAGGGGCATTAATTATCATTAATTTATTGTTTGATGGCTTTGAGAAAACAGGAGCTTATCAGGTTTTTAGTTTTATATCTTGGGCGCCGTTTACGTTTTTGCCTATCTTTATCGCGATTACGGCATCAAAGCATTTTAAGGCCAACATGTATATCGCTGTAGCGTGCTGTGCCGCGTTAGTCAGTCCGACATGGGCGGAGATGGCCGTTCAAATCGCAGACGGAAAGAGTATTTCTTTCTTAGGGATTGCTTTATCGGAAACGACATACACATCCTCCGTACTGCCGCCATTATTTTTAGTGTGGATATTGTCTTATCTCGAACGATTTTTGAATAAGAGAATGAACGAAGTGGTCAGGCCGTTATTTGTTCCGTTTCTGTGCATGGTGGTGATGGTGCCGTTAACGATTATTCTCATTGGCCCTGTGACAACATTAGGCGCAAATGGAATTGCAAACGGTTACAACTTCTTGGCGGAAAACGTGCCGGCTTTGGCTGGAGCGATCATCGGCGCCTTCTGGCAGGTCATCGTCATCTTTGGGGTACATTGGGGCATCACGCCGATGGTATTGGCGAACTATGATTTATACGGACGGGATTCATTCCAGGCGTATCAAACGATTGCGGTCATTGCACAGGTTGGGGCGGTGCTTGGCGTCATCCTTAAAGCGAGAAACAAGGAAACGAGAAAAGTCAGCGTTTCAGCTGGGGTCACAGGCTTGTTCGGCATTACAGAGCCGGCGATCTACGGCGTGACCTTGAGATTTAAGAAACCGTTTATTTTTGGCTGTATATCCGGTGCGGTTGGGGCAGTTGTGGCAAGCTTTTTCAATCCGTATTACTTTGCGTATGCGGGGCTTCCGGGACCGCTGACGATTGTGAATGGCATCAATGAACAATTCCCGACGTCCATTTGGGGCCTTTTGATCGGAGCGGCGATCGCGATTATTCTCCCTGTTGTGCTGATTCAAATCTTTGGCTACGGTGAAGATACAGCTGCTCAGCCGGATAAGGAAAATCGTCAAACGGCACAGGAAAATGAAGAAACAGTATATGCACCGTTTAGCGGCAAGGTCATCCCGCTTTCTAAGGTGCCTGATGAGGTATTCAGTTCAGGCGCAATGGGACAAGGGTTGGCGATTGAGCCATCCGAAAATAAGCTTTATGCTCCGTTTGACGGCACCGTTGTCATGGTTGCGCCTACAAAGCATGCGATCGGCCTTCGTTCGGCGTCTGGCGTCGAGTTGCTGGTGCATATCGGACTGGATACAGTGACATTAGACGGAACTCCTTTTTCCTTGAAGGTGGGAGAGGGCGATACAGTTAAAAAAGGCGAAGTGCTTGTTGAATTTGATAAAGCTTTCATTGAAGAGAAAGGGTTAACAACGATTACCCCAGTCATCATCACGAATTCACATGCGTATCAGGAAATTCTCATCGAAGATATTGAAGAAAGTACGTTAGACCAAAAATTATTTACAGTCGTAAGCTGA
- a CDS encoding peptide ABC transporter permease — protein sequence MKLEFKKSISNKVFIILGSMFVFLFLLGYFLLVGIDKVSHVTPEMFFFSSYTVATQFGLMLFSFVIAFFINREYSNKNILFYKLIGDNIYTFFYKKIAVLFLECFAFIALGLLIISLMYGDFSHFTLLLFLFSAVILQYIFIIGTISMLCPNILISIGVSIVYWMTSVILVAVSNKVFGFIAPFEAGNTMYPRIERVLQSDNMTLGNNDILYIILYLVSIMIINAIILRFSKTRWIKMGI from the coding sequence ATGAAATTAGAGTTTAAAAAGAGTATAAGCAACAAAGTTTTCATTATTTTAGGATCTATGTTCGTGTTTTTATTTTTACTGGGATATTTTTTACTGGTAGGAATCGATAAAGTCAGCCATGTTACACCTGAGATGTTTTTCTTTAGCTCCTATACCGTTGCGACCCAGTTTGGTTTGATGTTATTTTCATTTGTTATAGCTTTTTTTATTAATAGAGAGTATTCAAACAAAAATATTCTCTTTTACAAATTAATAGGGGACAACATCTATACCTTCTTTTATAAAAAGATAGCTGTTTTGTTTTTGGAATGTTTTGCGTTTATCGCGCTAGGCCTGCTAATTATATCGTTGATGTACGGTGATTTTTCTCATTTTACATTATTACTGTTTTTATTTTCCGCAGTTATATTACAGTATATTTTCATCATTGGAACGATAAGCATGCTATGTCCAAATATATTAATTAGCATAGGTGTAAGTATCGTTTATTGGATGACTTCTGTTATTTTAGTAGCTGTAAGCAATAAAGTGTTTGGTTTTATTGCTCCATTTGAGGCAGGTAACACGATGTATCCCCGAATAGAAAGAGTATTACAATCTGATAACATGACACTTGGGAATAATGACATTTTATATATTATTTTATATTTAGTTTCAATCATGATCATAAATGCGATTATACTTCGCTTTTCTAAAACAAGATGGATCAAAATGGGCATATGA
- a CDS encoding polysaccharide pyruvyl transferase family protein: MKNILIRAGISPFDTFDPAEMIVRNSIGGNVGNLVYAYSVFRTLMTEGTTITPDYYRINAADAEQINEKYDMYIIPLADAFREDFVPSLRKYTQLIKKLTIPVVVIGVGLRAPFEPKLNEGFPFDEDVKAFVSAVLERSNMIGVRGEITAKYLSRLGFREGIDHTVIGCPSMYAFGRELKIRDTTITPESMVTVNSSRLSPKHVLDFITRSMKEFPNHYFIPQWRKEMILTYAGAPAIAKPADNYPVSMEDPAYQNDRVRFFLNVPTWLDFLKQADLSFGARLHGNIAAAIAGTPSLLLPKDARMRELAEYHQLTHIMANEITEQTKLSELIETLDFHKPEKRQAQNFDHFISFLNQNELDHIYKEKAIPDTVPFDEKLSNTKLLSPVTTVSGCSSTETAKRWEALMALENAKKEKTIKDLKNKVKKYQGTLNRKSVRFALKTANMLSGK, translated from the coding sequence TTGAAAAACATTTTAATAAGAGCTGGGATATCACCATTTGATACATTTGATCCAGCTGAAATGATTGTTCGCAACTCCATTGGCGGTAACGTAGGAAACTTAGTATATGCCTACAGTGTGTTTCGTACGCTGATGACAGAAGGAACGACGATTACTCCTGATTATTATCGGATTAATGCGGCGGATGCGGAGCAAATCAATGAAAAATATGATATGTATATTATTCCGCTGGCAGATGCCTTCCGCGAGGATTTTGTGCCTTCTTTACGGAAATATACCCAATTAATTAAGAAGTTAACCATTCCGGTTGTTGTGATTGGGGTTGGTTTGCGGGCTCCGTTTGAACCAAAGTTAAATGAAGGTTTTCCTTTTGACGAGGATGTAAAGGCGTTTGTGAGTGCCGTGCTGGAGAGATCAAATATGATCGGTGTCCGCGGTGAGATTACAGCGAAATACCTTTCCAGATTAGGATTCCGTGAAGGTATTGACCATACGGTAATTGGCTGTCCTTCTATGTATGCGTTTGGAAGAGAGCTGAAGATTAGAGACACCACTATCACACCTGAATCAATGGTGACGGTTAACTCATCAAGGCTGTCTCCTAAGCATGTGCTGGACTTCATTACAAGAAGCATGAAAGAGTTCCCGAATCATTACTTCATCCCGCAATGGCGAAAAGAGATGATTTTGACGTATGCCGGGGCGCCTGCGATAGCGAAGCCTGCGGATAATTACCCTGTCAGCATGGAAGACCCAGCTTACCAGAATGATAGAGTCCGATTCTTTTTAAATGTGCCGACTTGGCTGGATTTCTTGAAACAAGCTGATTTGAGCTTTGGCGCAAGGCTGCATGGGAATATCGCGGCGGCAATTGCCGGAACACCGAGCCTTTTGCTTCCGAAAGATGCAAGAATGCGGGAATTAGCTGAATACCATCAGTTAACGCATATCATGGCAAATGAGATAACGGAGCAAACAAAACTGTCAGAATTAATTGAAACACTTGATTTTCACAAGCCTGAGAAACGGCAAGCGCAAAACTTTGACCATTTCATCAGCTTCCTGAATCAAAATGAATTGGATCATATTTATAAAGAGAAAGCGATTCCTGATACCGTTCCTTTTGACGAAAAACTATCTAACACCAAACTTCTTTCGCCTGTAACTACAGTTAGCGGCTGCAGTTCCACAGAAACAGCGAAACGCTGGGAAGCGCTTATGGCATTAGAAAATGCCAAAAAGGAAAAAACCATTAAAGACCTAAAGAACAAGGTCAAAAAGTATCAGGGCACTTTAAATAGAAAATCAGTGCGTTTCGCTTTAAAAACAGCAAATATGCTGAGCGGTAAATAA